Genomic segment of Oncorhynchus gorbuscha isolate QuinsamMale2020 ecotype Even-year unplaced genomic scaffold, OgorEven_v1.0 Un_scaffold_587, whole genome shotgun sequence:
CTCCACTGCTGTAGGCTAAAGAATGAGGGAAAGAACCATTCTTATATTATCAAGGGAGATTTTCGCCTGTTAACTGTAGGGGAAATTAATGGTAATATCATTTGATAAGTGGAAAAATCTGCACATCATTAGCAACATTCCTCACCGATTAACACATCGTTTGAACAGTGTTTGATTTGATAATTAAAAAGACAAATTATTTCATATATCTTCTGCCAAAGACAATCTATTCATTTGAATTCACCAATCATCCTGTATTTACACAGGTGATCCCATGGAGAATACACATCTCTCCTTCAAGGGATACCTGTCCCGAGACGGCAGCAAACATGCACTCGTTACAGAAATGTTTTATTGTACAGCGTGAACACTGCCAGCCTtatcttaccctgttctctagcAACCAATGCCTTGGGGACCTGAGCCTGGGTTATAAATGGTTTGTTTGTTGTAAAAACAGGAAAGGATTTCAGTCTTTATGTACATTACTGAACATGTGTTTGGCTTTCATGGAAAGAGCTCTCTGATAGGGCTGTGTCAACTCAATGTAATGAATCACTTGATTATAGGACactttatagtacactacatttggATACAGAGTCAAATTACCCAGGAGGCTACTTGAGGCAACACATTTCTCAAGAACTATAGAAGACAATATTACTATAGAGTTTCTTAAATGCTATTTAATTATTATTGGAAGATATGCTGCACTCATGACATGTGGAAACTAGGAAACTAATATTTCCCACTTGGAAAGTATCCAAATCAACCAATATGTTAATTAATGTTTACTCAGAGGTTCCGAGTTTCCAACTTGTCATGAATGAAGCAAATGAAGCAATGACATTTACATCTTTAGCTCGTTTGTTGATTTGTAGAGACGCCGCAAGATTACATTCAGAACGGCACAACGTTGTGTAATATTCAGATAGAAATATGCTATGaagaacaaacatgcctctctgacatgtaaAAAAAGGAATCGTCAGCTATATTCATGACATTTCTTTCTGCAACGTTCCATGTTTGCCTACTAAAAGTGGCCCAAGTAACATCCTAAACCTATTCACAAGAAGTCAGTCAAAGCATTCtagttcattgtcctgttgttggTTTGTCAGGAGATATTAAAAGACTGAACTTATTCACAGGAAGTCAGTCAAAGCATTGTAGCAGAGAGTCTCTGCGTCTGTGGTCAATCCGATTCCCAAACTCCAGCCCGTCTGTCAACACCTCAGTGTTTCCCACAGTCTTGGCCTTGGGCAGTCTCATGAGAAATGTGTACATGGAGCCGATTCGCCCGAAGCCCTTGGTCTCTCTCTTGGTTTTCCATCTGTGCTCCTCCACGGCGAACTCTGTGGTCCTCATGCGGTTGAGGGTGAACACTGAGTCCCCTCTTACTACCGATGTGAACAGGGCTCCTTTACTGTTTGCGTATTGCCCCGGCAAGGCTGTCCACTGACCCGTAGTCAGGTTGTAGCAGTCCATCACGCACATCAGGAAGTCTTCGCAGGGCCCGTTGCGCATGACATACAAATTGTCCCTGTGACCCACCATGCAGTGGCCATAGCTCTGGTCACGGACTAGCGTGGTGACCAGGACCCATTGGTCCCTCTCAGGGACGTACTCGTGGATCTCCGTAACGCCCTTGGGTTTCCAGAGGCAGATGAAGACGCGGCTCATGGCTTTGGTGGAGGCCACGTTGGCGGCTCTGCAGGGGAGATTAGCGGCGAAGCGCCAGGTGGCTGTGGAGACACTGTACTTCTCCACCAATGCCATGGACTTCCGGTCGAACTCCCCACCGATGGCGTAGAGGCAGCCTTCGTGGCCCACTAACGTAAAGTTGTAGCGTGGCTGCTGGGGACTCGAAATAGTGGACCAGGAGTCACTCTCTGGGTCGTAGCAGAAGCCAGAATCCACAACTTTCTTGCTGAGGTCGTGGACGCCTCCTATAATGTACAGCTTGTTGTCTAGCATGGTCACACCTGCCATAGTGGTGCTTGTGTTTAGGGGTAGGTGACTCAGCACCTTCCATTCTCTATCTTCGTCATCCAGGTAGCAGACCGTCCTCTGACAGTCCTGGAGCTGCTCGACGGTAGGAGAGTGGCTGCAGACTGTGACGTACCGACTGGGGATGAGAGACTCAACGTACTCCACTAGGTCTTCTGGTAAGGTGCTCACAACATCTTCCTTCAGGTCCGAGTACATGTCTTTAATGAATAAAGCAGCTTGATGGGACAGATCCCATAAACCGTAGGTCGCAGCCGTGTGGTACATCAACAAGCAGTTCTCTGAGTTGATGATATTGGTCAGGTGCTTTGTCACAGACTCCACCTGTAGAAAGGTGGCACACTCTATGGCTTCCACAATCTCGTCACCACCCAGGATGGGGCGATCCCCGTCCAGGACCCGGAGCGCCAACACAAATCCCCGGGCGCTCAGCCCTTGCAGATGGACCTCATCCTGTTGGCATTCCCGCATTCCCGACTGGAAGAGGGCTCGGAAGTACTCACAGTGCTGCTCGAGTAGGGCTTTGTTCACCACAAAAACGCTCCCGTCAACTGTCACTTTCAGGCTGTCCATCCCTGAGTCCAAAGGCTTGCCGAGGGCAGACTTGTCACTGTCGGTCCCTGAGCCGGGGCAGCTGCTTGGCTCCATCACCTCAACTCAAGTGTTCAAACAGCACATTTGCATTTGTCAGGAGTGACGAAGTGCTGAGTCAGATCAAAATATCTCATGTCCTAGCATGACATTTTATCCATGATGATATTTCCTTGAGGTACAGTAGCAGCTAGACCGAAtccccccctttcctctcctctgtgcaGAGCAGATGCACTTGACAGGGTAACCACTGTTTGTATTGCTCTTCACAGCTACGAGAATAGCAGAGGCTATAGATAGCTGTTAGGCAACGTGTGGCACAGTTATCATACATTATGGTGACATGCAGCCGGAGGGGCATCTAGTGTTGACCTGCTGGAAAGGGGAGATGGGTCGAGTGGGAGCGGGTGGGCCAATGGATGGGCACAGCAGTACAGTTATGCTG
This window contains:
- the kbtbd13a gene encoding kelch repeat and BTB domain-containing protein 13, with translation MEPSSCPGSGTDSDKSALGKPLDSGMDSLKVTVDGSVFVVNKALLEQHCEYFRALFQSGMRECQQDEVHLQGLSARGFVLALRVLDGDRPILGGDEIVEAIECATFLQVESVTKHLTNIINSENCLLMYHTAATYGLWDLSHQAALFIKDMYSDLKEDVVSTLPEDLVEYVESLIPSRYVTVCSHSPTVEQLQDCQRTVCYLDDEDREWKVLSHLPLNTSTTMAGVTMLDNKLYIIGGVHDLSKKVVDSGFCYDPESDSWSTISSPQQPRYNFTLVGHEGCLYAIGGEFDRKSMALVEKYSVSTATWRFAANLPCRAANVASTKAMSRVFICLWKPKGVTEIHEYVPERDQWVLVTTLVRDQSYGHCMVGHRDNLYVMRNGPCEDFLMCVMDCYNLTTGQWTALPGQYANSKGALFTSVVRGDSVFTLNRMRTTEFAVEEHRWKTKRETKGFGRIGSMYTFLMRLPKAKTVGNTEVLTDGLEFGNRIDHRRRDSLLQCFD